The nucleotide sequence GATATCCCGTGCGTGGCGTCGGTGGATGAGGCTTTCGTCGCCGCAGGGCGCCCCGGGATGCTCCTGAACGTCACCATCCCCGAGGCGCACCGCGCGGTGAGCGAAGCCGCCCTGCGGCACGGCGTGCCGGTGCTCAGCGAGAAGCCCGTCACCCCGACCGTGTCGGACGGGCTCGCGCTCGCCGCGGTGAGCGAGCTCACCGGCGTGCTGCTTGCCACCAGCCAGTCACGGCGGTACTCCGCCGGCATCCGCTCCTTCCGCGACGAGGTGGCCGCCGCGGGGGGCGCCGCGCAGCTGACCTCGCAGTTCTTCCAGAACCCGCGCTTCGGCGGATTCCGGGACGAGATGGAATCTCCCCTCCTCATCGACATGGCCATCCACACGTTCGATCAGGCGCGATACGTGCTCGGCGCCGACCCCGTCTCGGTGTACTGCGACGAGTTCTCGCCGCCATGGAGCTGGTACCGCGGGGACGCCGCAGCAGAAGCGGTCTTCCGCTTCGCGGATGGCGCCCGATTCGCCTACTCCGGCAGCTGGTGCGCCGACGGCCTGACGACCTCGTGGAACGGGTCCTGGCGGGCCAGCACCGCCACCGGCTCGGTGACCTGGGACGGCGAATCAGGGGTGCACGCGCAGCACCGCGACGGCGAGCCGCGAACAGTGCCCGTCGGCGACGCGGAGGAGGGGCTCGATGCCGCGCTGGCCGAGTTCGTCACCGCCCTGGACGGCGGTGCGGTCCCCTCCGGCGAGGTACGCGCCAACATCTGGAGCCTCGCGATGGTCGAGGCGGCCCTCGCCTCGGCTCGGGCGGGCCAGACCGTGCATCTGGACGACGTCTTCGCTGCGGCATCCGCACACGCCGCGGAGGCGGCGCGCGCGAGTGGCGACCACGCCCTCGCCGAGGCGATCGCGAGCTGGACCGGGGCGCCGCCGCGCTGACCGCCGTCAGTCGGCGGCCCGGTTCATGAGACCGCCTCCGCGTGCAGGATGGCCGCCCGTTCGGGGTGGAACACGGGGAAGTCGAGCCCGACGACCCCGAGTGCAGAGCCGCTGAGCACGGGGGCGCTGCCGTCGTCGGCGCGGTCCGGCGTCGCCCCGCCCAGCCAGGCGGGGACTTGCCAGGGCGGACCGAGCGACTCGGGGGCGTTCGCCGTCAGCCGGTAACGGCGACGGGGGTCCAGTCCAGGAAGACGGATGTGCGCCATCGCGTCGGCGCTGGTCGACGGCGTCACCACCGCGTAGATCGCCTCGTCGCGGGTGGGCGAGACGACGCCCCGCAGCGACGGGCCGCCGAGATCGCTCGAACCCGACACGGCTCGGCCGGTGGAGATGAGGTCGCGGTGACGACGCCAGCGCGCGATCCAGGTGGAGAGCACCTCGCGCTCGTCGCCGCTCAGTTCGCGGATGTCCCACTCGATGCCGAAATGCCCGAGGAACGCCACGGCACAGCGATAGGCGAGTGTGGAGGTGCGCCCGGTGGTGCTGGAGACCGCAGAGGCCACGTGCGATCCCATCATCTCGGGCGGTACGAGCAGGCCGGTCCAGCCGAGGATGTGGAAGCGGTCGACCGGGTCATGGCTGTCGGAGGGGTGGATACGGTCGGTGCGCTCGAGGATGCCGAGGTCGACCCGGCCCCCGCCCGACGCGCAGCTTTCGATCTCGAGCTGGGGATGCCGGCGGCGCAGCTCGTCGAGGAGCCGATACACCGCGATGGTCTGGTCGTGGACCGCGGGCGCGCCGGTGGCCGGATGCCCGGCGTCGACGAGGTCGCGGTTGTGGTCCCACTTCAGGTAGCTCACGCCGATCTCGGTGACAAGAGCGTCCAGTCGGTCGCGGATGTGCGCGTACGCATCGGGGTTGGTCAAGTCGAGCACCTGCTGGAAGCGGTAGCGCGCGGGCAGGGTGTCGCGGGCTCGAAGGATCCAGTCGGGGTGGGCCCGGGCGAGGTCGGAATCCTCGTTGATCATCTCGGGCTCGACCCAGAGTCCGAACTCCATTCCCAGCGAGCGCACCCGATCGGCCAGCGGGCGCAGTCCGTCCGGCCACGCCCCGGGATCCGGCTCCCAGTCGCCGAGGCCGGAGCGGTCGTCCCGTCGCCCCCGGAACCAGCCGTCGTCGAGCACGAACCGTTCGACGCCGAGAGCCGCGCCCTGTTCTGCCAGCTCGGTCAGGGCCGCGGCATCCTGATCGAAGTACACCGCTTCCCACACGTTCAAGGTGACCGGTCGCGGCCGGTCGCCGGCGCGGTTGCGATCGCGCAGATACGTATGGAACCGCGCGGATGCCGCGTCCCACCCGTCGCCGTACGCGCCGAACACCCACGGCGTCACGTACTCGTCGCCTGCCTTCAGGCGCACCTCTCCGGGAAGGAGCAGCTCGCCGCCGCGGAAGGCCAGGTACCCGTCGGTGCGCTCCACGGCGTGCTCGTGGTCACCGCTGAAACCCACGTGACAGAGCCATGTCTCACCGGCGTCGGCGGCGAAACCCGGCACACCGAGGGCGAGGACGGTGGTGGCGTCGAGACCCGTGCGGCCGCGGCGCGAGACGCGAGCGTGGGTGCCGCGGACGACGGGATGGCGCTGCGGGATCCGCTCGTGAGCCCACCTGCCGGTGAAGTCGAGGATCTCGCTCGCGCGCAGGGGCACCGGCAGCGCCGGGAGGGCCTCGACGACGTCCACGTCGTTCGCGACGGTGCCGAGATTGCGCACGCCGACTCGTGTGCGCAAGAGGCCGGCAGGCGTGAGATCGATCTCCACAACGACGCCGATCCCTGCCCATTCGTCGCTCCCCTCGGCGGTGATGCTCGCGGCTCCGAGCGAGATCGCACCGACAGGGACCGGCGTGCCCGCCACGAGCAGCGGCGCGGCGCGGAAGCGCGGGGACCACGCGCGACCACCGCGGTGCACGCTCAGTCCGGGGCTGCCGAACCAGCCGCGCGAGTGTTCCGGGAGCACACTCGGTCGGTATGGTACGTCCGAATCAGCGGACAATCCGGGCCGATGATCGATGGAGGCGAGCGCGCACAGGTCGTCATCCGAGACATCCAGGCGCGCGCCCCAGTGGAGGATCGCCGGCAGCTCGTCGCCGCGTTGGGTCACCACCACCGACACATCATCGGACGACAGATGGACGACGCGAAGATCACTCATACGCACTATCTTGGTGGCGAAGGGGGAGGGGAGTACAGTCAGAGATCGATCTCACCAGGAGGAACGTGACTCTCCACCCCGCCACCCCCGCTCCGGCCGCAACCGCCCTCGCGCCCGAACGGGTCAGGCTCGCGCCCGGGACGTTCGAGAACCGCCGACGTCTCAACCGCGAGTACCTCGTCTCGCTGACGGAGCGCA is from Microbacterium sp. LWH3-1.2 and encodes:
- a CDS encoding Gfo/Idh/MocA family protein — translated: MRDVVVVGAGGMGRAWLDTVARRDDLRVSAIVDVSVGTARAAAGERRWDIPCVASVDEAFVAAGRPGMLLNVTIPEAHRAVSEAALRHGVPVLSEKPVTPTVSDGLALAAVSELTGVLLATSQSRRYSAGIRSFRDEVAAAGGAAQLTSQFFQNPRFGGFRDEMESPLLIDMAIHTFDQARYVLGADPVSVYCDEFSPPWSWYRGDAAAEAVFRFADGARFAYSGSWCADGLTTSWNGSWRASTATGSVTWDGESGVHAQHRDGEPRTVPVGDAEEGLDAALAEFVTALDGGAVPSGEVRANIWSLAMVEAALASARAGQTVHLDDVFAAASAHAAEAARASGDHALAEAIASWTGAPPR
- a CDS encoding alpha-galactosidase; amino-acid sequence: MSDLRVVHLSSDDVSVVVTQRGDELPAILHWGARLDVSDDDLCALASIDHRPGLSADSDVPYRPSVLPEHSRGWFGSPGLSVHRGGRAWSPRFRAAPLLVAGTPVPVGAISLGAASITAEGSDEWAGIGVVVEIDLTPAGLLRTRVGVRNLGTVANDVDVVEALPALPVPLRASEILDFTGRWAHERIPQRHPVVRGTHARVSRRGRTGLDATTVLALGVPGFAADAGETWLCHVGFSGDHEHAVERTDGYLAFRGGELLLPGEVRLKAGDEYVTPWVFGAYGDGWDAASARFHTYLRDRNRAGDRPRPVTLNVWEAVYFDQDAAALTELAEQGAALGVERFVLDDGWFRGRRDDRSGLGDWEPDPGAWPDGLRPLADRVRSLGMEFGLWVEPEMINEDSDLARAHPDWILRARDTLPARYRFQQVLDLTNPDAYAHIRDRLDALVTEIGVSYLKWDHNRDLVDAGHPATGAPAVHDQTIAVYRLLDELRRRHPQLEIESCASGGGRVDLGILERTDRIHPSDSHDPVDRFHILGWTGLLVPPEMMGSHVASAVSSTTGRTSTLAYRCAVAFLGHFGIEWDIRELSGDEREVLSTWIARWRRHRDLISTGRAVSGSSDLGGPSLRGVVSPTRDEAIYAVVTPSTSADAMAHIRLPGLDPRRRYRLTANAPESLGPPWQVPAWLGGATPDRADDGSAPVLSGSALGVVGLDFPVFHPERAAILHAEAVS